GATGCGTTTCGGGGGCTGATGCGAACGCATATTTCTGCACCGTTGGTGTGCGAGCCCGTACGGAGTACTCATAACTTGGACCCGGTAGGCGATGTGGAGGTTATCTCCGCTGATAGCTAGCTGGTTTCATCGAACCCACCAGGAAATAGAAAAGACCGGCGCAACCACTAGGATCGGAATCGTCACCCAAACCGGGAACGCTTCCCATTCCTTCCAGTCGACACCACAATCCATAGCACCAACCATAACCAGGGCTTCACGCTGGGTTATGGAGAATCAATGACTGAGCACCGCGCGGCACTGGGGATGCACTACCAGCAATGGCATTACCGGTAGCTCAAGCAGAAGTGCTACTCTCAGGCGAAGCACGAGAAGCGACAAATTGGTTCACGTTGGGTGTTTGTTGGGGAAGCGGTCGTTTGTTGTACGCTCTCGGCTACCCCTCAAAAATACCCAGTTTCGGCTTGTTTCCTGTCCAACAATCACGTACAACAATCTATGAGCAGAAAAGGTACCTTTCATGATCATAGGTTATGCGCGCGTCAGCACTAACGACCAAAATCCCGAACTCCAGGTCGATGCACTGAAAAAATCCGGGGCTGAACAGATCTTCCAGGAAAAGTTTACCGGTACCCAGCGCGAGCGACCCGAGTTGTCGCAGTGTCTCCGTATGCTCCGGCAGGGCGATGTTTTGGTCGTGTGGAAGCTGGACCGTCTCGCTCGATCATTAAAAGACCTGGTGGAAATTGTTCAGGACCTCCAGGATCGCGGAATAGGCTTTAAGTCCCTGACGGAATCCATCGACACCACCAGTTCAGGTGGCCGCTTGGTGTTCCATATCTTCGGGGCTCTGGCTGAGTTTGAGCGTGACCTGATTCGGGAACGGACGATGGCTGGATTGGAGGCTGCCCGGGCCAGGGGACGTAAGGGCGGTCGGAAGCCCTCGCTGTCAAAGACGGACACACAGAAAGCTGCCGCAATGTTATTGGACCCGAAGATCACCAAGACCGAGGTGGCGCAGCACTTTGGGATTAGTCGGACCACGCTCAACGCTTCACTTCGGCGTAATGGGCACCCTATTTAGCTTGTGTGCTAACTAACTGGTATTTTTACCGCAAAGATTCCAGAAGCCGTAGTCCTAGACTGCGGATGAAAACAATGGACCAAGGAATGATGATGACAGCCCTCCAAAGAATACTGTCGCAGTTCAGAGAAATGACGCTGACAGAGCGTGACAAAGGAACCAGCTTCGAGAACCTGATGGTTCAATACTTCAAAACGGAACCCTTCTATAAAGAACAATATTCTGAGGTGCTGTCTTACTCCGACTGGGTTGACCGATACGGCACAAACCTTGGCATCAGCACGAAGAAAGATACTGGTATCGACCTGGTAGCCATCACCACCGATGGCGAGTTCCATGCAATTCAGTGCAAGAACTATTCGCCAGACCACACGATCGGCAAAAGCGACATCGACAGCTTCTTCACAGCCTCCGGCAAAACCTACTTCAGTCACCGGATCATTGTCACAACAACGGATAAATGGACGGGCAATGCCCAGGACTCCCTGGAGAATCAGCACCCACCCGTGTCCCGAATTGACCTCCATAACCTGGAAAACAGTGTCATCGACTGGTCGCAGTATCATGAGGGTACAAAGCCAGCCCTCAAGGCTCAGAAGCAACTCCGTGAACACCAGATTGATGCTCTCAACGCTGCGGCGAACGGGCTGAAGAGCGCTGATCGTGGCAAGCTGATTATGGCCTGTGGCACAGGCAAAACATTCACTTCGCTGAAGATAGCCGAAGCAATGGCTGGCAAAGGTAAACGGGTACTGTTCCTTGTCCCCAGCCTCTCTCTTCTCGGCCAGACACTCACCGAGTGGACTCAGGAATCTGCAATCCCCCTGAAAAGCTTTGCAGTCTGCTCAGATAGCGATGTCGGGAAGCGGCGCGGCAAAGATGATGACCGAGTGATTGCCGGCATCAGTGATCTGCAATATCCAGCCACCACCAACGCGGCCTCACTGCAGAAACACATGGCAGATCACCACAGCGGTGACGCTATGACTGTTGTGTTCTCCACCTATCACTCCATTGGGGTTCTGAACGAAGCTCAGACCACTGGAGCCAACCCGATCCCGGCCTTTGACCTAATCGTCTGCGACGAGGCGCACCGAACCACCGGTGCAACTTTTGACGGTGAGGAAGAATCAGCTTTTGTTCGAGTCCATGACAATAGCTACATCCAGGGCAACAAACGCCTCTACATGACAGCAACCCCCCGCATCTATGGAGACGATGCCAAGAGCACCGAGAACGTCACACTATGCTCAATGGACGACAAGTCGCTATACGGAGAGGAACTGTATGTCATCACATTCTCCGAAGCCGTGGCCCGCAAGCTGCTCGTCGATTACAAAGTGATTGTCCTCGCTGTTGAGGAAACCCACGTCAACCGGCGCCTGCAGAGCCTTCTGAAAGATGCCGACAACTCACTCAAAGTGGATGATGCCGCAAAGATCGTGGGTTGCTGGAAAGCCCTATCGAAACAGGGCTTGGTTGAAACCATGGGGCAAGAGCCCGATCCCATGAAGCGAGCGGTCGCTTTTTGCCAGGTCATCGAAAAGGAATACAAGGGCAAAAACCACAAGGTCAGCTCGAAACTGATCTCTGAGATGTTTGGTGCGGTTGTGTCGCAGTATCAGGAAGCCGAAATAGCAGCGCTCCGCGACAAAGATCCTGATGCCACGCTCGATCAGGCGCTGACCATGACCTGCGAGGCCGAACATGTCGACGGTGGTATGAACGCCAGTGAAAAGGAAGCCAAGCTGGAATGGTTGAAAGCCACTACGGAGGACAATACCTGCCGTATTCTCTCGAATGTGCGCTGTTTGTCTGAAGGGGTTGATGTGCCCGCACTGGATGCCGTGCTGTTCCTGACACCAAGATCCTCTCAAGTGGATGTGGTGCAGTCCGTTGGCCGGGTGATGCGCCTGGCTCCGGAAAAAGACCTGGGGTACGTGATTCTTCCGGTCGTTATTCCCGCCGGCGTTGAGCCCGAAGAAGCCCTCAATAATAACGAAACCTACCGAGTGGTTTGGCAGGTTCTAAACGCCCTTCGGTCCCACGATGATCGCTTTGACGCCATGATCAATAAGCTGGAATTCAACGGCAGTATGCCCAGCAAAATGGAGGTTGTGGCGGTTGCAGACAAGGTGACACCGAAGGCCACCAAAAAATCGACCAAAGAGCGTAAAGCCGGTCGTGCCCGTGGTGGACGTTCAATTGGCTCTAATGATCCGAATCCGAATCATCAGCAGGCAGAGCTGGTGTTCGAGGTCGGCGATATTGAGCGAGCACTTTACGCCAAGATCGTTAAGAAATGTGGCAATCGGCACCACTGGGAAGACTGGGCGAATGATATTGCCAAGATCGCCAACACCCATATCGACCGGATCAGGGCGATATTGGAAGATGAAAGCCACGTTGAGGAAATTACCGCGTTCAATGCATTTGCAAATGAACTACGCGACGATTTGAACAATAGCATTCCAGATGAAGAAATCATCGAAATGCTGGCTCAACATCTGATCACCAAGCCTGTTTTTGACGCTCTGTTTGAGCAGTACAGCTTTGCCAAACACAATCCGATGTCTCTAGCGATGCAGCACGTGTTGGACAAGCTGCATGAACATAGCTTGGACAAAGAGCGCAAAACACTGGAGTCATTCTATGAATCAGTAAAGCTTCGGGCCGAAGGCATTAACAGTGCAGAGGGCAAACAAAGAATTATCGTGGAACTCTACGATAAGTTTTTCCGAAACGCTTTTCCTCGGATGACGGATCGTCTGGGCCTCGTGTATACCCCCGTCGAGGTGGTGGACTTCATCATCCATAGTATTGAAGACGTGCTCAAAACTGAGTTTGGTAAAAGCGTGGCCGATGAGAACGTGCACATCATCGACCCATTCACTGGCACTGGAACATTTGTTACCCGGCTGCTTCAATCCGGCCTGATTCCCAAAGATCGGTTACCACATAAGTACAAACATGAACTTCACGCCAACGAGCTGGTACTGCTGGCCTATTATATTGCCGCCATTAATATCGAAGCCACATACCACGGCATAATGAATGACAACGTGACGGGTCTGGAAGATGGCGACCAAATTTTTGAGGTCCCTTACGAGCCATTTAATGGGATTTGCCTCACCGATACATTCCAGATGTATGAGAGTGAAGACATGATTGACGACCTTTTGGTTGAAAACAGTTCACGCCGCAAGCGCCAAAAAGAACTGGATATTCGCGTCATCATGGGTAACCCGCCATATTCCATTGGGCAAGTTAGCCAGAACGATAACAATGCTAACGTCAGCTACCCCAAGCTGGATAGCCGGATCGAAGAGACTTATGCCTCCCAGTCAAAGGCAACCCTATCGAAGGGTCTTTACGACAGCTACATTCGCGCTATTCGTTGGGCATCCGACCGCATTGGTGACGCGGGAGTGATTGGTTTTGTGACCAATGGTGGCTTTTTGGAGGCCAATGCTACCGACGGCTTGCGCAAGTGTTTGACGGAGGAGTTTTCCAGCATTCACGTGTTTCACTTACGGGGAAATCAGCGCACCTCTGGCGAGCTATCGCGAAGGGAGGGCGGGAAAATTTTCGATAGCGGCAGCCGGGCCCCTATTGCGATTTCTCTTCTGGTTAAAAATCCCGAAGCAGCTGAGCACGGACGTGTCCTGTTTCATGACATTGGTGACTACCTGAGTCGTACTGAAAAGCTGGAAATGATTGCAGGCTATGCCAGCCTGAATGGTATCCCGAGCTGGCAGCGAATTGTTCCTGATCAGCATGGCGATTGGCTTAATCAGCGCGATGATAGCTTTGGCGAGCATATCGTTTTGGGTGATAAGAAAGGCGATGGCCCCAAACTATTCAGTAACTACTCATTGGGAGTGGCAACTAACCGCGATGCTTGGGTTTACAACGCTAGTAAGGTAAAGCTTAAACACAATGTGAACAGCATGATTGACTTTTACAACGCCGAGTTACAGCGTTTTAATGCAGTCTATCCAGGGCTGGGTACAAAGGCACGTCATGCGAAAGTAGATGACTTTATCAATACCGATCCAACACGCATCAGCTGGACACGTGCTCTCAAACAGGAGCTGGCTAGAAATAAATGCTTTGCCTTCGAAGAGCCATCGGTTACCACCTCCCTTTATCGACCGTTCACGAAACAATGGCTGTATTTCAATCGCTCTTTCAACGAGATGGTGCTCCAAATGCCTCGTATATTTCCGCATGAAGGGGCGGAAAACTTGGTGATTCAGACCACGGGCGCAGGGGCGAAAAACTTTTCTGTCCTTATTTCCGATGCGCTTCCATGTTTAGACAACATCGAAAAGGGCCAATGCTTCCCGCTTTACCTTTACGATGAGCAGGCCCAAGAGCAAGGTAGCAGCAGCAAGGACATGTTTGCACAAGATGAGCAACATAAAGCTGGCCTCAAGCGTCGCGATGCGATCACCGATGAAGGACTGGCTCACTTCCAAGAAGTATACCCCGGTGAGCTGATCACGAAGGAAGGCCTTTTCTATTACGTATACGGCATCCTTCACAGCGAGGACTACCGTACCCGCTTTGCCTATAACCTGAGCAAAGAGCTTCCGCGCATACCGAGAGTTAAAAGCTCAGCCGATTTTTGGGCATTTTCAGAGGCTGGCCGTGACTTGGCCAATTTGCATCTGAACTACGAAACCGTAGAAATGTACCCGTTGAACATTCAAGACAAGGGCAACCTGGTGGACGGGGATTACCGCGTCACCAAGATGAAATTCGGTAAAAAGCGCTGTGAGTCAACCGGGAAAAACATTAACGATCTCAGCACTGTCATCTACAATGGTAAGATCACAATGAGCGGAATCCCGGAGGAAGCGTGGGACTACGTCGTGAACGGTAAGGCAGCATTAAACTGGGTGATGGAACGCCAGGCTGTGACCCCTCACAAGGCCAGCGGCATCGTCAACGATGCAAACGACTGGGCCACTGAAACCATGGGGAATCCAAAGTATCCCTTGGAACTGTTTCAGCGCGTGGTTACTGTAAGTCTCAGAACTCAGGAGATCGTCAGAGGCCTGCCGAAATTGGAAGTTCTCTAGGTTTACGTGATGCTAGGTGTCCACTAAAGAGTGGACACCATCATGGCCTTGGCGGACCCAGGTCACGCCTCGATCACCGAGTGCTTTCAATCTGAAGTCATTGTCATCTATAGCTTCGTGCTTATAGACAGTATTCTCAGGACGCCTACGGCATAGAGGCCCATAGCCCATGGCTGCCAATCAGTGCGAAGCGACTCCGGAATATCAACCGCAAACAAAATGCCGATCGGCGTCAAAATAGCCGCCAAGCAAAACACTATTATGGTTCGAGAAAATGCAGTTGGTCTCTGTTGAGGCTCTTTATCCATGCTACCCACCGTTACTTGATATGAGGTGGGCAACTTTGGGTAGGGGAGGGTCGAAGAATGGTTGAGTCCTCACCACTACTATCAGTCGCCCACGCAATAATCGTGTTGCGATTGATAGCTTGGTCTTCGGACTCAGGGGCATGAATCGTTTGATTCGCCTTGCGTGGCGACTTCCCGGTCTAAACCAGTGTCGTTATGCCACACTTGTTCCCCAACACCGCTGCGCGTCAGTCCCGGATTCTAACCGGATTCCCGCACCACCTATTCTAGGTGGTATCAGCTATCTTCAGCGGTTGAGAGCACCAACCTATCTTTCACCAACCACGATTAGTGGCGTTAAACGATAGTGGCGACTTCCCAACCAGAATGATCAGTGTCAATATGCCAAAAATCACCATATATGGTACTGGCTTTGGTTTTTTTGTCAATATGCAGGTTTTAGGTGCCCTGCTGGCGTCTTACTTCCCATCAAAACTACTGCGCATAATCTCAGATTATGGAAAATCGAACGCTGCCAAGGCTTCAACGGCTGGACCCGATTACTCTCAAATCTCTGTCGACCCCACCCATGTATCTCCGAGATAAGCATCCAGCTCAGGCAAAGTGAGATGTGCTGTCACAGATTCCAGCATCCGTTGTGACCAACCGGATTCAGGCGCCGGCATTTCAAAAACAAGATTCCGGTCTGCGTCCAGGACAGACAGAGTATGGTGGGCAACAGGAGTGAGAATGTCGGGCTCATAGGGGGCCTCTCGCCCGACAATAAAGCAAATTGCCATATCAGCTCCCGAGAATCTGCTGAAGGGCCTGGGTCAGCTGCTCTGGCGTTTTATAGCCTTTGATGAGGTAATCA
The Marinobacter sp. NP-4(2019) DNA segment above includes these coding regions:
- a CDS encoding recombinase family protein, encoding MIIGYARVSTNDQNPELQVDALKKSGAEQIFQEKFTGTQRERPELSQCLRMLRQGDVLVVWKLDRLARSLKDLVEIVQDLQDRGIGFKSLTESIDTTSSGGRLVFHIFGALAEFERDLIRERTMAGLEAARARGRKGGRKPSLSKTDTQKAAAMLLDPKITKTEVAQHFGISRTTLNASLRRNGHPI
- a CDS encoding DEAD/DEAH box helicase; translation: MTALQRILSQFREMTLTERDKGTSFENLMVQYFKTEPFYKEQYSEVLSYSDWVDRYGTNLGISTKKDTGIDLVAITTDGEFHAIQCKNYSPDHTIGKSDIDSFFTASGKTYFSHRIIVTTTDKWTGNAQDSLENQHPPVSRIDLHNLENSVIDWSQYHEGTKPALKAQKQLREHQIDALNAAANGLKSADRGKLIMACGTGKTFTSLKIAEAMAGKGKRVLFLVPSLSLLGQTLTEWTQESAIPLKSFAVCSDSDVGKRRGKDDDRVIAGISDLQYPATTNAASLQKHMADHHSGDAMTVVFSTYHSIGVLNEAQTTGANPIPAFDLIVCDEAHRTTGATFDGEEESAFVRVHDNSYIQGNKRLYMTATPRIYGDDAKSTENVTLCSMDDKSLYGEELYVITFSEAVARKLLVDYKVIVLAVEETHVNRRLQSLLKDADNSLKVDDAAKIVGCWKALSKQGLVETMGQEPDPMKRAVAFCQVIEKEYKGKNHKVSSKLISEMFGAVVSQYQEAEIAALRDKDPDATLDQALTMTCEAEHVDGGMNASEKEAKLEWLKATTEDNTCRILSNVRCLSEGVDVPALDAVLFLTPRSSQVDVVQSVGRVMRLAPEKDLGYVILPVVIPAGVEPEEALNNNETYRVVWQVLNALRSHDDRFDAMINKLEFNGSMPSKMEVVAVADKVTPKATKKSTKERKAGRARGGRSIGSNDPNPNHQQAELVFEVGDIERALYAKIVKKCGNRHHWEDWANDIAKIANTHIDRIRAILEDESHVEEITAFNAFANELRDDLNNSIPDEEIIEMLAQHLITKPVFDALFEQYSFAKHNPMSLAMQHVLDKLHEHSLDKERKTLESFYESVKLRAEGINSAEGKQRIIVELYDKFFRNAFPRMTDRLGLVYTPVEVVDFIIHSIEDVLKTEFGKSVADENVHIIDPFTGTGTFVTRLLQSGLIPKDRLPHKYKHELHANELVLLAYYIAAINIEATYHGIMNDNVTGLEDGDQIFEVPYEPFNGICLTDTFQMYESEDMIDDLLVENSSRRKRQKELDIRVIMGNPPYSIGQVSQNDNNANVSYPKLDSRIEETYASQSKATLSKGLYDSYIRAIRWASDRIGDAGVIGFVTNGGFLEANATDGLRKCLTEEFSSIHVFHLRGNQRTSGELSRREGGKIFDSGSRAPIAISLLVKNPEAAEHGRVLFHDIGDYLSRTEKLEMIAGYASLNGIPSWQRIVPDQHGDWLNQRDDSFGEHIVLGDKKGDGPKLFSNYSLGVATNRDAWVYNASKVKLKHNVNSMIDFYNAELQRFNAVYPGLGTKARHAKVDDFINTDPTRISWTRALKQELARNKCFAFEEPSVTTSLYRPFTKQWLYFNRSFNEMVLQMPRIFPHEGAENLVIQTTGAGAKNFSVLISDALPCLDNIEKGQCFPLYLYDEQAQEQGSSSKDMFAQDEQHKAGLKRRDAITDEGLAHFQEVYPGELITKEGLFYYVYGILHSEDYRTRFAYNLSKELPRIPRVKSSADFWAFSEAGRDLANLHLNYETVEMYPLNIQDKGNLVDGDYRVTKMKFGKKRCESTGKNINDLSTVIYNGKITMSGIPEEAWDYVVNGKAALNWVMERQAVTPHKASGIVNDANDWATETMGNPKYPLELFQRVVTVSLRTQEIVRGLPKLEVL